In the genome of Rhinopithecus roxellana isolate Shanxi Qingling chromosome 14, ASM756505v1, whole genome shotgun sequence, the window GAAGGTGGAGCCGCTGTGGAGGAGCGGCCCCAAGTAGCGGGGGGTACACACATATGGTAGCTGAGGCCACTGGATAAGGGTGTTACCAGTGAGAGAACGTCGAGGGGAGAGAAAGGTGGAAACACTCTTTGAGAAAGGAAGAAGGTaggcaaagaggaaggaggcCAGGGGAGAGAAGtgtcagggaggcagaggggaaGCTCCAAGGGAGGATGCGGTCAAGAGACAGAAGCTGCAGAAGGGTCAAGAGAGATGAGAGATAAGGTCTGCAAGGCGTCCTTCTGGCTAGCGACAAACAGCGTGTCTGCAGGAGGCAGGGTTGGAGGGCACCTGCAGGGGCTGGGAGCCTGGGGGTTCCTGGTGGAGCTGGGAGCAACTGTTGTCAGCTCTTCCCAGGAGCTTGTTCCTGCAAAAGGCAATGGAAGGGAAGGAGGTATTGGAATGGCAGgtggcaggccaggtgcggtggctcacacctgtaatcccagcactttgggaagccgagacaggcggatcacgagatcaggagattgagaccatctggctaacacggtgaaaccctgtctctactaaaacatacaaaaaactagccgggtgaggtggcgggtggctgtagtcccagctactcgggaggctgaggcaggagaatggcgtaaacccgggaggcggagcttgcagtgagccgagatctggccactgcactccagcctgggcaacagagtgagactctgtctcaaaaaaataaaataaaataaaaaataattagccgggcgtggtggcacacctgtagtcccagctactctggaggctgaggcaggagaatcgcttgaacccaggagatggaggttgcagtgagccgagatcacgccactacactccagcctgggcgacagcgcaagactctgtctcaaaaacaaacaaacaaaaaatacaaaaagtagctgggcgtggcagcaaacgcctgtagtcttagctacttgggtggctgagatgggaggatcacttgagcctgtgttaacaccactgcactccagcctgggcaacagagtgagtctaaacacacacacacacacaccccaatacacaacaacaaaaaaatggcgGGTGGCAGTCGAGGAGATCACTGCAGTGGGACCCCCAGGAGGGGGTGAGGAGGGGCTCGCTGGCACATGGGAAAGGGTGATACAGAGAAAGACTCTGGTTTCCTTGGGGCCTTGTGGTGGCCGGGAATGCTCAGGCTGTCTGCGAATGTTTGTAAATCAGAGGGTGGGAATCCCTCTGGGAGGTCTGTCCTTCCCTGTGAAGGAGAAGACAGGGTAACTTTGTTGACAGGgagggcagagaaggagagatgaAGTGCCTGAGGGAAGAGGCTTGGCAtagaggctggggagagggaaaTGAGAGCGGTCAGGAGCTCCTGGAAGATGATCTGGGCTAGCAGCTGGGGCTGCTACCCGGGCGGCTGCTGGGAGGGCCAGGCATTTGGAGGTCCCAAATCTGCATTATCACAGATTTCTCTCCAGCAGGGCCCAACCTCCTGGATGGAGAGGCCTGGTAGGTGCAGCAGGGAAGTTGGAAGGGCGATGATCTGGGGCCCGCAACAGCCTCCTCCAGCGGACTCAGGGGCCTGCGGTTGTTGGCAAGGGGCCGACTCTATGTGGGGGAACAGGTGAAGCTTCACGGGCTGCCTCAGGAAGACAAGACTGGATTCTCTGGCTCTGGCCCCTGGGACCCCGAGGCACAGGTACCTCCTGCAGGGGAAGACTTGCTAACACACCAAGCAAGGCCTGGCAAGGGAGAAAGAACTTAGGGTCCCCCTTTGACATCTGGGGGAAAGTGCTGGGGAAGTTCTGGGCAGTATCCAAAGGCCTCAGCGAACCCAAAAGACAGAAGGAGGCTGGGCTGGTAAAAGGAACTTCACAGCAGACACCCCAGGCCTCCACACTCAGGCAGACCTGAAGCTCTGGAAGCTCTGGAGGCTGTGAACTCCCTCCCGGCCAGCTGGggtgcccagccctgccctgctcgGCCTCCATGGCAGGGACTCACCCTGCAGGCTTTGTGAGCTGGATGCTGGCTGGGTCTGGCCAGCCCCACCTGCAACTCAGGGGGAGGAGCAGGGGAGACACAGGCTGTCCCCACCTCCTGACCTTCTGAAGCTTCCCTGGCGTCAGCCCGGGCCCTTATCATAGCCTTCCGTGGAAGAGCCTGGAGTGGGGGGCAGCCACTTCCTGCTCAGTCCCCTCAACTTCTCAGCACTTCTATCCCTCGTGTCACCACGTCCCTGCGCTAAgctccctctttttaaaataccCAATGTGATTCTTCTTGGCTGGCTGGAGCCTAACCAAGACACTTACTTCCTAGAAGCCCAGTCCTGGGAAGTGGAGGTAATCCTTGGAAGCCTGCAGACCCCCTCCAGTGGGCTGTCAGACTCTAGCACAAGTATGAGGCCCACTATGGCCAAATGGGTCTCAGGGGCCAGAAGTGCCCATGGGTGCCCCAAGTGGGTGCCTCACTACACAGGTATCGTGGGGAGCAGCCAGGCCACAGCAGCAGGCAGAGTTGGGCTGGGTCCATGCAGGCCTGAAGAAGCAGCCAGTAGCCACTCAAGGCAGTGGTACCCCTGGAGCATCTGGGCTGGTGTGTGAGACTAGTCACACTCCCCACAAGAATTAGAGCCATGCTCAAACCTCTCCCCACCATCTAGTTCCTCCTCTGCTAAAACGTGGAGCACTGTCTCCCAGCCTTGGAGCTCAGGGGCAACAGATAACCTGAGCCGGCTGGAGGAGGTGGTATCGCTCTTGGCTGGAACCGCCATGGAAAACCCCAACCAAAGACAGCACTTGGGAGAACATCTATGAAAATGTAAAAGGCCATACCCTTGACCCAGCTGTTCTACAGATATGATTTGTGTAAAATAAAGCAAGTGAGAATATTTGCTATAGCAGTTTGTAATAGCCAAACATAGCAAACAACCCTAAATGTCCAGCAATGGTGACTAGATAAATTGTGATCCTTCCACACAAGGAACGCCATGtagctattaaaaaaaatgaggcagCTCTACATGTGCTGATGTAGGATGAGTTACAAGATACATATAGTTAACACAAAAGAAGGAGAGTTCAGAACAGTGTATATGATAGCGTTgtattaaatataacaaatatacttGTCTATTTGCACATACAACTGAATCTGGAAGGACATACAAGAGACTGGCACTGCCTTGAGACTGGGAGGCCTAGGggacagggaggggagggagactTTTTACTGTGCATCTGTTTGAATCTTTTGAATTTTGCACTATGTGTGTACTTTACAATTCAATAAATAACTcatgttttcaaaacaaaacaaaaaagcatttagAAACAAACAGGCCAGAACATctatcccagtgctttgagagactgaggcgggaggattgatAAAACtggggatgtcaaggctgcagtgagccatgatcctgccactgccctcaagtctgagtgacagagtaagattctatctcaaaagaaaaaaaagaaactgggatGACACAGCAGTGTCTTCACTTATATCCTATACCTCcactgctagctgtgtgaccctggccaAGTTAATTTACCTCTATGCCCCAGTTTCTATAAAACAGTGATAACTTTTTGGAAAGGTTATTTTGAagagtaagtgaatgaatatatGAAGCGTTGCAAGAGCGCCTGGCACTGAATCAGCATTATGAAGTGTTAGATATTGCTATTTTGCTGCCCCAGACTAACTCCAAAGCAACGCCACTTGAGCCATGCCGGCTCTCCCTGCTCCTGCTTCTACCTAAATActtcactcatttaacaaataattttcatttctttctttcttttttttttgagatggggttttgctcttgttgcccaggctggcgtgcaatggcgccatctcggttcactgcaacctccgcctcctgggctcaagcgatcctcccacctcagcctcccgaggagctggagcagctgggactccaggcgagtgccaccatgcccgctaattattatttttttgtagagacagggtcgcATTATATTACCCAGGCCGGTCTCaagttcctggactcaagcgatcctcctgcatcagcctcccaaagtactgggattacaggcatgagccatcacgcctggccttaatacttttctttctttctgagacggagtctcgctctgtcgcccaggactagagtgcagtggcgcgatctcggctcactaccatCTCCGACTCCCCGGTTCatgcgcctcggcctcccaaagagctggattgcgggcctgagccaccgcgccccgcctgaGGTGATTTTTAACAAGTACAGCCGTAGCTGCAGGTATCCTGGTTCTGTAGGAACAATGAGGTATGGATGGATCCATACCTGGACGGAGGGAAATGCTCTCGTTTGCTAAGTCCGGCAGCGAGGGAGACCCACCCACAAAGCTAACCGTGGAAGTCACTGGCGGCCTCCTTCGCCCTGCCGCCGGGGAACCCTGCCGGTGGCTCTCGACCTGCTCCCGAGCCATCTGGTGACACTGACTTAGCAGCCACCACCTTAATTGGCGCATTCGACCCAAATAACAACCAGGGAACCTGTGGGCGGTCAAAGGCCAGGCTTTGCGGTCGGCCCGCCCAGGCCCCTCTCCTTGCCCTGTGAGGCCAGAAAGTTACTTCTCCGAGGCCGTTCCCCATGACAAGAAATATCTCCCGCCTGAGGTTCTGTGGGGTAGGAGAGGTTCGTGCATTTCTCACAGAAAACCTCGCACAGACCCGCGACGGCCTTTATTAACGGCTCTCAGAGGTTGCCTGCAGCCGGGGGTGTCTCCAGTCCCATGCTCGCGGGCAAGCAGGGCTGAACTGTGCCTCCGAAAGGGCCAACGGGAACTCCGCGGTCCCTGAACTTCCGGGGCTGGCGGGCTTCTTTCTCCAGGGCCACCGGGAGCCCCGGCGTGAGTGCGTGCCCGGGCCTCGCACGGGGTCTTTGAGGAAATCCAAGGCTGCCCGAGCCTAGGGAGCCAGCCACATTGGAGAACCCGAGACCGCCCGATTCCACCACCCCCGCGCTCCCCTCACAGCCGGCGCCAAAAACGCCAGTCCCACGGCGCAGGCTGGGACCCGCGCGCCCACGGCCCAATCAGCGCCGGCCTTGCACAAAGCGAGCCCCGCCCCCACGGCTCAGCTGCCAGCCCCTCCCCCTCCCGTGGCCGCCTCGGCCCGCCCACTCCCCGCCCCGCGCCGTTCTCGGTTAGAGGCTCGCGATTGGCTCAGGGGGACTGCCGCGAGCTCTGGTTGGTCAGCGCGGAGTCACGAGGGCGCCGTCGTCGCCTTTCCACAGGCGATTACTGGGCAGGCTCAGTCTTTCGCCTCAGTCTCGAGCTCTCGCTGGCCTTCGGGTGTACGTGCTCCGGGATCTTCAGCACCCGCGGCCGCCATCGCCGTCGCTTGGCTTCCTCTGGATTCATCTGCGCCACTTCTCCGCTCCACACTCCGCCGCCATAAGCCGCCATCATGGTGAAGCTCGCGAAGGTAAATGGCTTGAGCGCGAGCGCAGACGTCGAGGCCTGCTCTCCGAGGGGCGAGCGCGGCGGCGCGGGGAGGAGGGCCTGCGCGCAGTCCCGGGCGCGTTCTAGGGCGCCATGCTGCGGGAAGTCTCGCGCGATTAGTGGGGAGGTCTCGCGGCTTCAGGCTACTTGGTGGCGAGGTGAAGAGCTTCTGCAGGTGCTGGGGGCGGCGAACGCGGCGGGAAAGACGGAGTCACTGAGCGCGGGGAGGGGGCGCTGGGCCCCGGGGTGGGGAGATGAGACCAAACTCCTGCGACGCGTACGAGCCGGGACCTGACTCCTGACGCACGTGCCCGGGAGCGCGGCCTGCCACGTGGGCCGCGCCGCGTGGGTCCTGGAATCTTCAGAGGCACCGGTACCTTGCGCCGGGAAATGGCGGTATCGGCCCTAGTCGGAGTCCGGGTCTGGCAAGCCGACACGTGGTGGGCCCCGGAAGGGGGCTCTGCCGCGTGCCTTTTGCGCCGTGTTTCGGGCACGTGGTGGCCTACCAGGTACCCCCACGTGGCCGCGCCGCCCTTTAAGGGGCGGGGTTGTCTTGCTGGGAAGGCATAATGCTCATGAGAAAACCAAGGTAGTTACTTTTTACCGTAGGGCGGGTTTTCTGTTTGTGAAGCCCGGTAGGAAAAATGTGGGCGGTTGAGAGTAGTCTATCTTGCTTTGCCATCAGGACTAGTTTTGATGTTGTGCTGTTTGGCACTATGAGAAATGGATCTGAGGAAGGAGATGATGGCGTTTTACTATGAACAGTAATGGCAAAATATGAATGGCCTGAAATGTCGAGGTGGAGGTGTAATGACCTACTTGTGTCCATTTTAGGCAGGTAAAAATCAAGGTGACCCCAAGAAAATGGCTCCTCCTCCAAAGGAGGTAGAAGAAGATAGTGAAGATGAAGAAATGtcagaagatgaagaagatgataGCAGTGGAGAAGAGGTAATTTTATCCAGCTTAATGCAGAATTATGTTAAAACTACAAAATGGAGAGTTAAGACATGAAATTGGATGTCTGTGgctaaaataagattttattcatCCAGGTATGTTCTATTGTAGTGGTTGTTTCACAAGCTCTTCATTGACATGTCAAGATGTCATTTGGCTAAGTATTTGAATGTGAGTTTGAGACGAGGTCTGGGGATCTCCTTTCCATGTGCCTCTGCAGGGCAAGGAGTGTGATTTGTTGTGTTAAATCATTACATTTTTCcagtttcaacatgttagcctcACCCCGACATGTAGAGCTGGGCATTGTATTCAGATCTGAGGATAACCTTCCCAGATTACTTTCCTAGCCTCCAATTAAGATTAATTGGTCTCCattctattatatataaactTTGTAATGCTACTCACTGCGTTATAGTTATCTCTGGTGTAGACTGAGGGCTGCCGCCTCTTTGTGTTAACGTTGACCCTCTTTACTCTTTAGCAGTCCTGGCCTTTATTTGCTCACTGTAAAGACATCTGAGCACTGAATTGTGCTCAGGTTTCTCGTTGAGAATTgaataaaagttttattcttCCACACATTGCCTGATAAAACTATGGGATTTTCATGTAGCTAAATGATGGCTTTTATCAAACTAATATGCTCACTCTTTGATGTGTGATAGTTTTGTAAGGGATAATTATGTTTGGCCTATTTGATCTTCATTTTATCTCAGGTCCTAAGAATTGAGCTTCACCGGGCTCGGTACTGCCACCCACTGTAGGAGCCCCAAATGATTTAATAAGTTAATGCTTGGAGCCTCCTATGTGTAAGGTTCTGAATAATTTACACATAGCAATTCATTATCGTTATACATGTAATATGATACTATTACCATTTTTAGATGAGAAAGTTGGGGTTTGAGAAAGTATGAGGTGCAAGAATTCAGAGGTCTGGTTCAGAGGTATTTTAAGTGTTCAAAAGGGTTCCTTATGGCTGGGTATTCACCTGATAGTAAGGGCTCTGACCTAAGACAACATAACAGAAGCCTGGAGTTTAACATGCTAACGTGTCTAGTGCATGTGGTCTTGAACCAGAAGCCTTGCCATAATCTAACACTCATTGGGACCATGGTTATCTTTTTGGGTGTGGGGCTGGACTTACTGGTTTGGTTTTCATTTATTCTCAAGGTTGTCATACCTCAGAAGAAAGGCAAGAAGGCTGCTGCAACTTCAGCAAAGAAGGTGGTAGTTTCCCCAACAAAAAAGGTTGCAGTTGCCACACCAGCCAAGAAAGCAGCTGTCACTCCAGGCAAAAAGGCAGCAGCAACACCTGCCAAGAAGACAGTTACACCAACCAAAGCAGTTGCCACACCTGGCAAGAAGGGAGCCACACCAGGCAAAGCATTGGTAGCAACTCCTGGTAAGAAGGGTGCTGCCATCCCAGCCAAGGGGGCAAAGAATGGTAAGAATGCCAAGAAGGAAGACagtgatgaagaggaggaggatgacagtgaggaagatgatgaggatgacgAGGACgaagatgaggatgaagatgaaATTGAACCAGCAGTGATGaaagcagcagctgctgcccctgcctcagaggatgaggatgatgaagatgatgatgaggatgaggatgaggatgatgacGATGAGGAAGATGGTAAGGAGTTGTCTGTCTTGGTAGTTACTGGGCTTCTGATTGCAAGATATCTTGAGATTCTGGGATCAACATATTCCACAACAACCTGGAGATGAGAGTAGAGTCCTTGTGGGGGTTCTCTGGGCTGTTGTGTGTTAGACTTAATTACCCATGAATGATTTTTGTCCCTCCTGAGAAAATTTCAACAGCACATTCTGTGAGTGTTTTTCATAATGTAGGATTTTGTTTCTTagtgatcttttttgttttgtttttgtttttgttttaatttttttgacgtGGGAGTttttgctgtttcccaggctggagtgcagtggtgcgctatctcggctcactgcaacctccatctccagggttcaagcagttctgcctcagccttccaagtaattgtgattacaggtgaccaccactgtgccctactaatttttgtatttttggtagaaacgaggtttcatcatgttggccaggctggtctctgaactcttgacctcaggtgatctacccaccttggcctcccaaagtgctaggattacaggcgtgagccactgtgcctggccccaagtaATCTATTCTTGCCATGACTATTAACTAAATATGGTGACAGGATTGCATTAGATTTTAAAACTGATGGTTGGTTTTGGGAGATTGCTGCAATTTTTAGGTGGCTTATCTTTCAGACTCTGAAGAAGAAGCTATGGAGACTACACCAGCCAAAGGAAAGAAAGCTGCAAAAGTTGTTCCTGTGAAAGCCAAGAACGTGGCTGaggatgaagatgaagaagaggaTGATGAGGACGAGGATGACgacgacgatgatgatgatgaggatgaagatgatgaggaggaagatgaggaggaagaagaggaggaggaaggtaaTTAAATTAGATTCTGACATACATTGACATGAGTTGTTTAAAGGAGGCACTTAAGTGTTTGTGGGTATTGATGGGTGATACATTGTTTGACATCTTGTCCAGAGCCTGTCAAAGAAGCACCTGGAAAACGAAAGAAGGAAATGGCCAAACAGAAAGCAGCTCCTGAAGCCAAGAAACAGAAAGTGGAAGGTAACTTGCAGAATTAGGGGATGTAGGGGAGATAAACAGCACAAATGATGAATGACAAAGGGACTTAATACTGAAATATGATGTTACATTGCAGTGTGCTGATGTGCTGTGTATAGAAATTTTGCTTTGGAAACTAACTTTTTATCACATTTCACAAGTAGACTGAGTTCAGCTTTTTTTGTATAGGCACAGAACCGACCACGGCTTTCAATCTCTTTGTTGGAAACCTAAACTTTAACAAATCTGCTCCTGAATTAAAAACTGGTATCAGCGATGTTTTTGCTAAAAATGATCTTGCTGTTGTGGATGTCAGAATTGGTATGACTAGGTAAGTGCTTCATGTACATTACATACACATGGGTCTGTTAATGCTTTTCCTTCCCGTTAGCAGTTACTGTAGCCTGCCACTCTTAAACATGAATAGTGTAAACATTTTCAAGGATTAGCATTAGTGAACTAAATTAGAATTATATAGAGTCCCTGGATTGCAGTTTCCACAGTCAGTCGTAACTTGGTATAGCACAGAATAATCTTAGTaagtgtttttgtcttttttgtttcgttttgttttttattgagacggactCTGGCCttcgctcagactggagtacagtggtgcaatcttggctcactgcaacctctacctcccgggttcaagtgattctccttcctaagcctcccgagtagctgggattacaggtgcacatcaccacgcctggggaatctttgtatttttagttgagacagggtttcaccacgttggccaggctggtttcgaactcctgacctcaagtgatccacccacctcggcctctcaaagtgctggcattacaggcgtgagccactgtgcccagcctaaattggGGTCTTGAGGCACCAGTGTTGGtgttaggcaggagaatcgcttgaacctgggtgacggaggttgcagtgagccaagttcgcaccactgtactccagcctgggcaacagatcgagactctgtctcaatttaaaataataattatttgatgTTTATTTCTTGGAAGTACCTGAAACTATTAGACCTGACTAGTCATAGTGAATGCTTTTATCCAGACAGGATTCCCCTGTATTAGTGCTTACAGGTGTTCTTTTGTCAGCTGCTACTGTGAATTGTTATAAGCAATTTAGCTAATGATGATGACCTCAAACGTGAATGTGCGTGTCATATCTCCGTACTGAGACCTTGTTCTGTAGCTACAATTTGCAGAGCCTTGACTTTGTTTTGCTAATATTAGgggtgctttttaaaatgtgatctttGTTTGCACCATCACATTTGTCTAGAATACACATTGTGGACTTCAGTTTGTGTTTTCATCTGTTGTAATTTTGCCCTTCTCTCCACCTTGAAGGAAATTTGGTTATGTGGATTTTGAATCTGCTGAAGACCTGGAGAAAGCTTTGGAACTCACTGGTTTGAAAGTCTTTGgcaatgaaattaaac includes:
- the NCL gene encoding nucleolin, whose protein sequence is MVKLAKAGKNQGDPKKMAPPPKEVEEDSEDEEMSEDEEDDSSGEEVVIPQKKGKKAAATSAKKVVVSPTKKVAVATPAKKAAVTPGKKAAATPAKKTVTPTKAVATPGKKGATPGKALVATPGKKGAAIPAKGAKNGKNAKKEDSDEEEEDDSEEDDEDDEDEDEDEDEIEPAVMKAAAAAPASEDEDDEDDDEDEDEDDDDEEDDSEEEAMETTPAKGKKAAKVVPVKAKNVAEDEDEEEDDEDEDDDDDDDDEDEDDEEEDEEEEEEEEEPVKEAPGKRKKEMAKQKAAPEAKKQKVEGTEPTTAFNLFVGNLNFNKSAPELKTGISDVFAKNDLAVVDVRIGMTRKFGYVDFESAEDLEKALELTGLKVFGNEIKLEKPKGKDSKKERDARTLLAKNLPYKVTQDELKEVFEDAAEIRLVSKDGKSKGIAYIEFKTEADAEKTFEEKQGTEIDGRSISLYYTGEKGQNQDYRGGKNSTWSGESKTLVLSNLSYSATEETLQEVFEKATFIKVPQNQNGKSKGYAFIEFASFEDAKEALNSCNKREIEGRAIRLELQGPRGSPNARSQPSKTLFVKGLSEDTTEETLKESFDGSVRARIVTDRETGSSKGFGFVDFNSEEDAKAAKEAMEDGEIDGNKVTLDWAKPKGEGGFGGRGGGRGGFGGRGGGRGGRGGFGGRGGRGGFGGRGGFRGGRGGGGDHKPQGKKTKFE